The Leptospira hartskeerlii genome contains a region encoding:
- a CDS encoding TIGR00266 family protein yields the protein MKFEILAKPDFPILKLNMSSGESIRAESGAMVAMSPQVKMETKAQGGIFASAKRALFSGESFFQNTFTVENGNGELFLTSATQGDLEHRTLKNEELILSRGAYVAGGTELVIDSKWGGFKGFFAGEGLFFLKVSGTGDLFFSSFGAIHQVDVDGMYIVDTGHIVAFEPSLDYHIDKVGGLKSLFLSGEGLVAKFSGKGKLYLQTRNQNSFASWANSWRRVQRSTSVGGGD from the coding sequence ATGAAATTTGAAATATTAGCAAAACCTGATTTTCCCATCTTAAAATTGAATATGAGCTCAGGAGAATCCATTCGCGCGGAATCCGGAGCAATGGTTGCAATGTCTCCTCAGGTCAAAATGGAGACAAAGGCGCAAGGTGGAATATTTGCATCTGCAAAAAGAGCTTTGTTTAGTGGTGAGTCCTTCTTTCAAAATACATTCACCGTAGAAAATGGAAATGGAGAATTATTTCTGACCTCTGCCACCCAAGGAGACTTGGAACACAGAACTCTCAAAAACGAAGAATTGATCTTAAGTAGAGGAGCCTATGTCGCAGGCGGAACTGAGCTTGTGATAGACAGCAAATGGGGAGGCTTCAAAGGATTTTTTGCAGGAGAAGGTTTATTCTTCCTAAAAGTTTCCGGAACAGGAGACCTTTTCTTTTCTAGCTTTGGAGCAATTCATCAAGTAGATGTGGACGGAATGTATATCGTAGACACAGGACATATAGTGGCATTCGAACCTAGTTTGGATTATCATATAGATAAGGTAGGCGGATTAAAATCTCTATTCTTATCCGGTGAAGGACTAGTGGCAAAGTTTTCAGGTAAAGGAAAACTTTATCTACAGACTAGGAACCAAAACTCTTTTGCTTCTTGGGCAAATAGCTGGAGAAGAGTGCAACGTTCTACAAGCGTAGGAGGAGGGGACTAA
- a CDS encoding TIGR00266 family protein → MNIQVLYKPSYSVAKVNLSSGESIKAEAGALMSMSSHIQMQTSKAQQGGLFKSLKAAFLGGESFWMNTFSASQAGEVLLAPTLPGDIEKLELNGTIFIQSSSFLASKPEIDIDTKFQGLKGFFSGESLFFLKLSGSGPVLISSYGGIEVLDVEGEFIVDTGHIVAFEEGLQYEITKFGGWKSFFLGGEGLVAKFKGKGRLWLQSRNVPTLGAWFRSELPPRKE, encoded by the coding sequence ATGAATATCCAAGTTTTATACAAACCATCTTATTCCGTAGCGAAAGTTAATTTAAGTTCCGGAGAATCTATTAAGGCGGAAGCGGGAGCTCTGATGAGTATGAGCTCTCATATCCAAATGCAAACTAGCAAAGCACAACAAGGTGGGTTATTCAAATCCTTGAAAGCCGCTTTCTTAGGAGGAGAATCTTTCTGGATGAATACATTCTCCGCATCACAAGCCGGAGAAGTTTTACTTGCTCCTACACTTCCTGGAGACATTGAAAAGTTGGAATTGAACGGTACAATTTTTATACAGTCCAGTTCCTTCCTCGCATCAAAACCTGAGATAGATATAGATACAAAGTTCCAAGGTCTGAAAGGTTTTTTCAGCGGAGAGTCTTTATTCTTCTTAAAACTTTCAGGAAGCGGACCGGTTTTAATCTCCAGTTACGGAGGGATAGAAGTCCTGGATGTAGAAGGTGAATTTATAGTAGATACAGGCCATATAGTCGCATTTGAAGAAGGCCTTCAATACGAGATCACAAAGTTCGGAGGCTGGAAATCATTCTTCTTAGGCGGAGAAGGTTTAGTCGCCAAATTTAAAGGCAAAGGAAGACTTTGGCTCCAATCCAGAAATGTGCCTACACTCGGCGCTTGGTTCAGATCCGAATTACCACCTAGAAAGGAATAA
- a CDS encoding radical SAM protein — MSTSTLRPESSIALLEEMEKKYKQIPFEAILKQDILRQGIHFLPESFQIEGDYKTKDYFIFSFDHIPLADMKEGTDSKAPEEIKITGGYFDLLPTVVSTRNNPNSPYKVKRIPPGEKDEGRPGLYLNETFLGKLEYPPKPAWYRHKTKSGKIPGEIAPVIEWGYLIYLTVFRNCQYFGKDEECAYCDINHNYRQQKNAGRPYTGVKDIEDILEVLSWIDAEDDIAKVYTITGGSVITSLKKKNEIDFYLEYAQAIEQKFPGRWMGKIVSQAWENDDCKKFKDAGIQVYHPNYEVWEPELFKKICPGKEAYIGRDTWIRRIVDSAEIFGPSYVIPNFVGGVELSQPWGFETVAEAIKSTGEGLDFFMSKGIMPRFTAWCPEPYTTLGTQAGPPLEYFCELLTVWKSTFEKYNLPTPPGYGEPGPGKAVFSVSAFMDVIGYPGRA; from the coding sequence ATGAGCACGAGTACCCTTCGCCCCGAATCTTCCATAGCCTTGCTAGAGGAAATGGAAAAAAAATATAAACAGATCCCATTCGAAGCAATTCTGAAGCAGGACATTCTGAGGCAAGGGATCCATTTTCTTCCTGAATCTTTTCAGATAGAGGGGGATTATAAGACCAAGGATTATTTCATCTTCTCCTTTGACCATATTCCACTTGCGGATATGAAAGAAGGCACCGACTCCAAGGCACCAGAAGAGATTAAAATCACTGGCGGTTATTTCGATTTATTACCCACTGTAGTATCTACTCGTAATAATCCGAACTCACCTTATAAAGTGAAACGTATCCCTCCTGGCGAAAAAGATGAAGGAAGACCAGGTCTTTATCTGAACGAAACATTTTTAGGAAAACTGGAATATCCACCTAAGCCTGCTTGGTACAGACACAAAACAAAGTCCGGAAAAATTCCAGGAGAGATCGCACCTGTTATTGAATGGGGATATCTCATCTACTTAACTGTATTCCGCAACTGCCAGTATTTCGGTAAAGACGAAGAATGTGCTTACTGCGATATCAATCATAATTATAGACAACAGAAGAATGCAGGCAGACCTTACACAGGTGTTAAAGACATAGAAGATATTTTAGAAGTTCTATCTTGGATAGATGCGGAAGATGATATCGCAAAAGTTTATACAATCACCGGCGGTTCCGTAATCACTTCTCTCAAAAAGAAGAATGAAATAGATTTTTATTTAGAATACGCACAAGCAATCGAGCAGAAGTTCCCAGGAAGATGGATGGGCAAGATCGTTTCCCAAGCTTGGGAAAATGATGACTGCAAAAAATTCAAAGATGCAGGTATCCAAGTCTATCATCCAAACTACGAAGTCTGGGAACCTGAATTATTCAAAAAAATCTGCCCAGGAAAAGAAGCATACATCGGTAGAGATACTTGGATCAGAAGGATCGTTGATTCAGCGGAAATTTTCGGACCTTCGTATGTGATTCCTAACTTTGTAGGAGGAGTAGAACTTTCTCAGCCTTGGGGATTTGAAACAGTAGCGGAAGCAATTAAGTCTACTGGAGAAGGTTTAGACTTCTTCATGTCCAAGGGGATCATGCCTAGATTTACTGCTTGGTGTCCTGAACCTTATACGACTCTCGGAACACAGGCCGGTCCTCCTCTGGAATATTTCTGTGAATTACTCACAGTCTGGAAGTCTACATTCGAAAAATATAATCTTCCTACACCTCCGGGTTATGGAGAACCAGGACCGGGAAAGGCGGTATTCTCTGTTTCCGCCTTTATGGATGTGATCGGGTACCCGGGAAGGGCTTAG